From Zea mays cultivar B73 chromosome 3, Zm-B73-REFERENCE-NAM-5.0, whole genome shotgun sequence:
CGTAACCGCGCGCGACGAATAAGACTGGGCGAGTCGGCGCGCGCGTTTTAGCCGGGCCCGCCCTAAACCCCGTCGGCCGTAACGAAGCCGACGGGAGCTACTGCATCTCCCGTCGGCCTCCGGActaaccgacgggagttatttttATCTCCCGTCGGCTTCGTTACGGCCGACGGTAGtaaaataactcccgtcggcagccataaaaaccgacgggagttattttaTCTCCCGTCGGCTTTGTTTTGGCCGACGGTAgttaattaactcccgtcggcaaccctaaaaaccgacgggaattattatggccgacgggagtattCGGTTTTGCTGTTGTGTGACTGAAAATGTCAGTACAAATAACTTTAGAATCTTCACTATAGAGCTTCTTTGTACTTAGCGAAAATAACTAATACATTTATCAATGAGAAAGACGAAGCAATTCTAAACACGAATGAACAGCGCACAAACATATGGCATCAATAACTGTTGTTGTTGGAGTATGCGAATGTTCATAGAATATATAAGCGTATACGAAATCACTTCGAAATTCAACACTGtgaacttagggggtgtttggtttctatggACTAATGTTTaatcccttcattttattcctttttagtttataaattgctaaatatagaaactaaaataaagttttagtttctaaatttaacaatttttgaactaaaatagaataaaatgtagggactaaacattagtccctagaaaccaaacaccctcttaTTAAGCTAGCAGTATATTTCTTTGTACATGCACGTCGACTAATCATATATAGATAGAGTAATAACAGATAATTTCATTAACCAGCTAAGCTCTAAGGCTACTTAGTTTAAGTTTAGTTTAGCCGAAGCGGCAGCCGCCGTCTGCTGTGTTCGCGGCGGTAGGCTTGCGCGCACCTTCCTCCACCCGTGCTGCCTCGGTCTCGACAGCGAGGGCCTTGGCCGTGTCGTAGGACGCGTGGAGCCCCACGAAGAAGTAGTAGACGAGCAGCGCCGCTGTCCATATCCAGAAGCGCGTGAAGGAGGCGCCGTCGATGGAGCCCAGTAAGAAGATGTTGATGAAGATGGACGCCGACGGTAGCCATGGCACGAGCGGCACCCCCCACATCTTGGGCGCGCGCGCCTTGGGCACGCCCCATTGCAGGTACGCCGTGGCGGCGAGCCACGCGGCGCAAGTGACCACGTACACCACCCACCCGCCGCCACCGGAGGTCGTCATCCCCCAGTACGCGGCGGTGGCCGTGGACGAGGCGACGATCACGGCGAGGCACGCCACGAGCCTGTTGCGGTCCGAGGCCGCCGTCTCGCCAGAGACGTAGTAGCGGCGGACGAGGAGTGCGATGGCGACGAGTGAGAAGATGAAGAGCGTGGAGATGGAGAGCAGGTTGGAGAGGATGGTGAGGTTGGTGAAGAGCGCGATGACGGCGGTGGCCACCATCATGACGATAGTGGCGTAGACGGGGGTGCCGAACCTGGGGTGCACCTGCGCGAGGCACGGCGGCACCATATGCGTCCGCGCAATGTGGGTCAGGTACCTGGCCTGCCCGACGGCGCTAACCAGGAGCACGGAGGTCATGCCCTTGAGCGCGCCGAAGGCGACGATGTACTTGGCCCAGTCCATGCCAACGGCGGTGAAGGCGACGCTGAAGGGCGCGTCGGGGTCCATCTCGGTGTAGGGCTGCATGAGGCAGAGAACGAGTGCCAGGAGGCAGTAGATGATGGTGGTGAGCGTCATGGCGCCCATGAGCCCCACGGGGATGTCCTTAGCGGGGTTCCGCGTCTCCTCCGCCATGGTGCTCACGGCGTCGAAGCCGATGTAGGCGAAGAAGAGCACGGCGGCGGCCGCGAACACCCCGCGCGCGCCGAAGGGCGCGAAGTCGGCGGTGAGGTTGGCGGCATTGGCCTTGGTCAGCCCCGCCACGACCACGAAGACGAGGACGGCGAGGTGCAGGATGGAGAGCACGTAGTTGAAGCGCGACGAGCCCTTGGTGCTGAACACGGCCAGCGCGCAGATCACCGCCGTCACCGCCACCGCAATCGGGTCCAGCTGCG
This genomic window contains:
- the LOC118476691 gene encoding cationic amino acid transporter 1-like, which encodes MAASGDGDVDIDGCCGGTLFPEKSFRSWSAYGQALLETGPRLRDRVTTRSMDDTEVNEVRGRSGADMRRTLTWWDLIWFGIGAVIGSGIFVLTGQEAKNAAGPAVVVSYAISGVCAMLAVFCYTEFAVEIPVAGGSFAYLRVELGDFMAFIAAGNILLEYCIGGAAVARSWTSYFATLLNHHPDDFRVHAAALAEGYSQLDPIAVAVTAVICALAVFSTKGSSRFNYVLSILHLAVLVFVVVAGLTKANAANLTADFAPFGARGVFAAAAVLFFAYIGFDAVSTMAEETRNPAKDIPVGLMGAMTLTTIIYCLLALVLCLMQPYTEMDPDAPFSVAFTAVGMDWAKYIVAFGALKGMTSVLLVSAVGQARYLTHIARTHMVPPCLAQVHPRFGTPVYATIVMMVATAVIALFTNLTILSNLLSISTLFIFSLVAIALLVRRYYVSGETAASDRNRLVACLAVIVASSTATAAYWGMTTSGGGGWVVYVVTCAAWLAATAYLQWGVPKARAPKMWGVPLVPWLPSASIFINIFLLGSIDGASFTRFWIWTAALLVYYFFVGLHASYDTAKALAVETEAARVEEGARKPTAANTADGGCRFG